The DNA region GCATGCTTATCACTAATGGATTTTACCAGCTCTGAACTTGCATCTCCACTCTCTTTAACAGCTGCTTAATCAACAGATAAATCCAAAGAGGTGAGAAACTAGATGGATATGATAAGGGACAGCCTAAGTTGTCTCATCTATAAAGTCAAGGCCATGGTTCCTCCCTTAATCCAAGAAATCATAGTTTGTGGGTATAAAAACAGGACAAAATTTCATGATCTTTAAACTACAACTTAGAGGCTTAGAGCTAAAGTAAAGTACAGATTTTGAGGACTGATATGATAACAAAAAGCACATAAAGAGGGGGAAAAAGATGATTACTTTCCCCCATATGTAGACGAGCGTTGATGAATGTCAAAAAGCTCAATCTTAAAATTGTctctacaacaaaacaaaaacagttatGAATGAATTTTCAGCAAAGAAACCCCTCGAGGaggtgaaaacaaaaaacaaaaaaggtataGAAAACAGAGATGGTGGGTTTCAGCTAAAACCCTAGGAAGCAATCAAACCCCAACACAGAAATTGAAATCAGCACAAAAGAATCAGACTAACGATTATAGACCACTACATATGAATTAGCAAAACATCCAATAAATCGATGAAGAGGAGACGAAACTTATCTCTACGATCCGTTAGCCGGTGGACCTCGCCGTCCGCTTTAGACCCCCGGAAACCTTCGCCGTCGTTGTCCCACCAATCTGAAACCTCCGCCGTCGCAACTTCAACCGCGACTTCAATCTGAAACCTCCACCAATCTGAATCGCGACTTCAATCGCCCTTACCcgacagagaagagagagagagtcggaaaggaaaaaaatggagataagttttatatttttcctgcaaccaaTGGCATGTCGCGTTTCGCTAGGGTGTTGCTTCAGTTGCTATCAGAAGCAGCGATACTCACTAAACTGGACTCGAAAATGGATTTAATATTCTGTTTTTGGGGCCCAACAAGAGAGTATTCCCCCACCAAAGATGGTCTAAGGATCAAGGTTGTCTCGGCACCTGATTGGGTGCGGaggaaaatgattttttttttctttgcctcaTTTCatttgtatctctctctctctctcctctcagtTTTGCGATTCACCTTGGTATTGTTGGGTACCAGAAATTGAAAGATACATAATGATTTTCAAGGCAAAATCCATACGTCGTCCTTGAGTATAGCGGCGCACATGCACCGTACCAGAACCTGCACAGGTCATTATTAGCACTTCttctattttatatgaattgtTTTAAGATCCATCAAAATTGCGGTTTTTGTTGAACAAAGTTATGATCTTTCAATTCTTAAAACGGTTTGAAGCTTTGTTTACTAATGTATATGAATTTCAATTGAATGGGTTTGTTCTGACTCAGGGATACGACTACTGCATCTGGACTCTGCAGCATAAAATTGGGAGGTATGAACATTAGCTTTTACTTGTTCTGCTTCCTTATGCATTGAGTATCATGTTTGATAATCGATAGTTGCATAATGCACATTTGTTCTAGCTCAATTTCTCTCTCTGGCTCTCTCTGGCTTGGTACTCCTCTCTAACTCAATTTACTCGGTAttcatctgcttcttcttgACTAATTTGGATTAACAAAATCAGAGCTTTCTAATTATATGATGTTGAAATTTCGTGATTAGTGTAGTTATTTTGGGAgttaaagtttcaacctttttagCTCTTATAGTTGATCTAAGTTGTGGATTCCTCAATTCtgagtttaaactttaaattcttttgttttacatattgGGTTTGTGAAAGCTTTATTCATGTTTAGGAGATTGGATTGACgtttatatatgtgtgtatgatTTGTGGTCACCTGGCTCTTTGCTTAAGGTGAAAGTTCAAACCTGGGTTGATCCTGTTGAGAGTGTGGAGTTTGTTGGGGTTGAGGCTAGATTCTGGAGACGGATTGTGTCCAAGGAGAAGAATGCAAACCATACACACCTTGTTTTTGCAAATCCTTGTGATTTTTGTACACCTCTCAAGAAcaaggttttttattttattttacccCTTTGTATTATGACCTATGATATGAGAATCAATGCGTTTAAGCTATTTGTGATGTTGAAATGTGAATGAGTTCAATCTTTGTTTAGCTTGTTCAatctttgtttagttttatagAGATGTTGTTATTGTGGAATGGGGAAACTGTAGGTTCACAGCAACTGTAGGTTCAAAGTAAAGACtttgtgttttagttaaaacatcctatattttgaaacggagggagtatgttTTAAGCAACTTTTGTTTACATTCTTTGATGGAGAAGCCTTAGAAAACGCAAATGCTGTATATGACAATCGCGGAACTTGAATGGGCACTTGGACGAAGAAGGAGACtgaaacatagaaaaaaacaacaacttattTGCCTCCAAGCTAACAAATACATGGCACAGACGGCTTCATTCTAAATCATAAATGTGCTTCAATAGCTACCACCCTAAACCAGAGGTTAAAGGTTTCATAAGTCattggtttgtgttttggtaCAGTCCTCATCAAACTGGGGTTCTTTGTTCGATTGGGCAGTCTCAAGTCTCCACGCAATTTCTCGTTATCCAATGTTAGGGCGCTGAGTAAGACAATTGCTCCACTGTCCATtatttcctcctcctcctccagtgGCTTGTACTCAGTGCCCTAACAATGAATAAAGAGAAATCGCGGGAAACTGCCCAATCGAACAACCAAAAACTAGGTTGATTCTTCATCAACAACAAACTCTTTGATTCCTTCAGATCATTTCATGAACCATATAGTTTTGCTTtcaaaaaaacacacagaacTCGAATTGAACTAAAAGCAAGTGTCtttgtttgaagtttgaagCACCTACCATCCAAAAGCAAAACTCAAATCCAGAAACAACAACTCACACCCATCAAATCTAAAACAGAGCCTTCGATGAGGAAAATCCAAtctttgaattaaaaaaaagagttggttGTAACAACAAATTCTATAAAGCATCAATCAATTAAGGAGGAGGAGACTCAGACGGGGTCTTAGAGACTATAGAAAGAGCGTGTAATCCAGTATCCAGCTCTTCCCTGAGCAAATCGTAGACTAACCTATGCCTCTTCACCAGATTCATACCTTGGAACCCTTTCGAAACGATCTTCACGTTGAAATGCGTCTCTCCGTCGGTTCTACCTTTCATCCCGGCGTGACCAGCGTGCTGATACGAGACATCTTCGATCACTAACTCCACTGGTTCGAGCTCTTTCTGAAGCTTCTCTCTCATCCTGCTCGCTCGACTCTCGATTGCCCCCGAACCCGACCCGGTTTTCTCAGCGCTGCTCATCGCGACGGATCTCGAACCAGGTCCCATCGAATTCGACTCTGAATTGAAGAATTTAGGTGCGGAGACGAAGACGCTCGTAGGATTTAACggcgattttagggtttcagtCCGGTGGAACCCAGATACGATTAACCTAATCGAAGATGAAAACATTGTCGAAAACAAcatgaaacgacgtcgttcacTTGGCTTTAGTCATCTTCACGAATCTACCAATTAAAAGGCGTTATTTGCATTAACGTCTAATAATAGctagtaattataataacaCCCCCCCCCCCCCNNNNNNNNNNNNNNNNNNNNNNNNNNNNNNNNNNNNNNNNNNNNNNNNNNNNNNNNNNNNNNNNNNNNNNNNNNNNNNNNNNNNNNNNNNNNNNNNNNNNNNNNNNNNNNNNNNNNNNNNNNNNNNNNNNNNNNNNNNNNNNNNNNNNNNNNNNNNNNNNNNNNNNNNNNNNNNNNNNNNNNNNNNNNNNNNNNNNNNNNNNNNNNNNNNNNNNNNNNNNNNNNNNNNNNNNNNNNNNNATAacaccccccccccccacacacacacacatttatGAGAACTTTAGAAAAAGGATCCAaactcaaaaatgttttttggaaACATCCCCCTTACTTCACGTTTTTGTGAGAActaaaatgaaattgaaaagtATACTGATTGAGAAATGTGTGTACAGAATATTTATGGTTAAATGATagtttatgagtttttttataGGCTAATTAAGTGATACAAGTGTAATGTAGATTGCATATTGGGTTATTGATTTTGGAGAAAATTGTATTGGATAcattttatgagtttatgagATGCAATTTGATGGTATATAAAACTCATAAAATGTTTTTCCCAAAATGATTGCGATGCAATTTGATGGTATTatactaaaacattaaaaaaaaaagaagaaattattcATGTTTTGAAGAAGAGACAACATctttgatttgggctatggTTTGTGTTAATACACTCTTTTGAATGTATAGACATAAATGACGcataaaagggaaaaaaattaaCCTTCAAGTTCCAAAGGTGACAATAGAATACTCATATAAAGTTAATGAAGTATTAAATCAGTAAAATGATATGTTTAGGGAAAAGCAAAAAACCAGGTAATAATAACACATTTGAAAGAAACGTACATATGAAGTTAAATAATATTGgatagaaatgaaaaaaaaaaaaaaattgtagactTAATCAGAAATAGTTCCTATCTTGCTTGGTgacagaaaatataaaaaaagtagtagtaacagatattttctttttgatgtaaacgaaagtaaagaagaataaaataataatcaaaaattcGAAGATGAGTAAAAGAAAGCAGTCTCGATTCAACCATCACTGCGTTGTTTAGCTGCAGCTCTCGGAAGTAGGTCCCACCATTCCTAATAGGATCTGACGTGGATCCTCGATCCCTTCCTCTCCCCTTTTAAAAGGACCCCGAACACACTCAAAATTTACGACAATTGCCACCGCCAAACACCAAGTAACTGTAATGTATATAACGTTGTCAGTGGGAAGGGTAGTTTCgtcaaaaccaaaaacccactttccggTTTTCGTGAAAAACCCGTCTCCAGCCGCTGCTGCATCCATCCTCCCATTCTCCATTatgctttctctttctcaccgcaaacatatactaatatatagtagtaacgtattattattatatatgtaactcAGTTTTGGTCTGTGCATCGAGTTAACAAAGGCAATGCTCGtgtctccctctctctctctctctctctctctctcttatataaTCTGTTGGAACTAGTATTATATATGTAACTCAGTTTTGGTTTGTGTTAGCTAATCGGTGATCTCGAGAAGCTTTTTTTgaatccattttctttttttatttcgtgagttttctaaatcaagattcgatttttattgattttctttcTATGATGATGTAacgtttcttctcattctcttttgcATGTATTGATCTggctttcttctcttctgatctctgttttttcttttttttttccggggaaaaaaattaatgtttcatGTTTTTGATTGGCGTTACACTATCTATTATCTGCTCGATCATATATATgattggttgtttgttttgtgcATTAAACGTGATTTGAGGTCATGGGTATCACGGCATTGGTACTTGTGGAATCTACTTATTATGTCTTATAAAGTTCGATTCTTTTCAGgatactttctttttcttttttggactggaagcattaaaaaaaaagatagaaagaaagTAATGTTCCTTTTTGGTTCTTAAGATTAGATGGTGACAACAAAAAgttgatatataaatattggcATTTTCCATGTGATCTTAGAATGCATGTTCTTTTGTGTTGTAGGAATGGCTTCAAATTCGGCTGTTGATATAATAGAGACATCTTCCAAGGTTCATTTCTCTGGCTTTCATCGAATGGATGGTTTAGTTTCGATTATATCAGATCAATTGGCTGAGGAAGAGGAACATGGCCAACCTTTTGTGATCGGTGAGCAGATTTTTTTATCTAACTTAACTGGTTTGAAGATGGTTTGGATCAGACAATGTTAAAATAGGGTGTTGTTGTCTTTTCAGGAGTTGCTGGTGGAGCAGCGTCCGGTAAAACTACTGTTTGCGATATGATTATGCAGCAACTGCATGATCAGAGAGCTGTTGTTGTAAATCAGGTGCTTGAATGTGAACTATTTCGATTTCtggcttttttttgttctgataAGTGATTACAAGTGGTTgttagtgatatatatatatatatatatataatgcattgAGGTtgatctttttttcctttttgcagGATTCTTTCTACCATAATGTAAATGAAGAGGAGCTTGCAAGAGTTCATGATTACAATTTTGACCATCCTGGTTAGTAAGTCTCTGAATAgccaaaaactaattaatggCTCTCTTGATCTAATGCAGACTGCTGTTCTGTGTCTCTTAGCCTTTTAAATATCTGAATTTATAATATGCTTTCTTGTACATATGAATCTTGCTCCTTGTCTTGTAGACGCTTTCGATACGGAGCAATTATTGTCTTCCATGGAGAAGTTAAGAAAAGGACAAGCAGTAGATATTCCCAActatgactttaaaagttacaAGAACAATGTTTTTCCACCTAGAAGGGTACGGAGCTTCTTAGAatctttacctttttttgtaAATGTGTGCTGGTTCTGAGTTCTGACATTTGGAGTTTGCTTCTTATTTCTGAAGATCAAACTCATGATTAGCTCTCTTTTTCAGACACATAAACTTGTTCATCATTTGCAGGTAAACCCTTCTGATGTTATAATTCTGGAAGGGATACTCATTTTCCATGACCCTCGGGTGCGAGATTTGATGAACATGAAGATATTTGTAGATGCAGGTCTTTCTCATACCGAACCCGCTACACTTATCTAGCCAAATCCATAGCAATTATGAGACGCTGCACTTGTGCATTACACACATGTGAcaagtgtatatataaatatgatggTGATAAATTTGGTTTCGTATTTCTACATTGTGCCGTTATTTATGCAGATGCTGATGTGCGTTTAGCTAGAAGGATTAAACGTGATACTGTTGAGAAGGGCAGAGATATTGCCACTGTTCTTGACCAGGTTTGTGTCGCTCTATGCAAAGAATCTCGTTAATATCACCatcatttatgttttgatttgtgaAACTTCTATGCAGTACTCAAAATTTGTGAAGCCAGCATTTGAGGATTTCATTCTACCAACAAAGAAATACGCAGATATCATAATTCCCCGAGGAGGTGATAACCATGTTGCTATTGATTTGATTGTGCAACACATCCACACGAAGCTCGGTCAACATGACCTCTGTAAAATCTATCCAAAtctttatgttattcaatcaactTTTCAGGTTTTTACTTATGTCCTTCTTCTCGTCTAATCAACACTAATCAATTCTTGTTTAATGACTAGAACGACTGATCCTTTAGCCGTTGGTTACAGATACGTGGGATGCACACTCTAATCCGAGACTCTAAAACAACAAAGCATGACTTCATCTTCTACTCCGATCGATTGATTCGTTTGGTGGGTGCtaaattagttttttgtttCGTATTATTTCACCATGTTTGCTTTATTAATGTCCTCTCACCAGGTCGTTGAGCACGGCCTCGGGCACCTTCCCTTTACAGAAAAGCAAGTGGTCACTCCCACAGGTTATTAGCGAATgacaaatattattatcttaCTGCAATCTTGCAGCAGAAATCTCCAACCAGAGTGAGATAATAAACTCATTATCTTTGGCTTGTAAATGTAGGATCTGTGTATTCTGGTGTGGACTTCTGTAAGAGGCTGTGTGGCGTCTCAGTTATCAGAAGGTACAGCTCAAACACTTGACACCGAGTTGTTGTTGTGGTCAAAAAGACCCATATAATGATTCTGTCTTTGAACACAGCGGCGAGAGTATGGAGAATGCTTTAAGAGCATGCTGCAAAGGAATCAAAATTGGAAAGATTCTGATTCACAGAGAAGGGGACAACGGTCAACAGGTTTGTAActtgtttgtgttttctctctgtttcatcaCATGGTCCTAACTACTTTTGTGGCAACCACCAGCTTATCTACGAGAAGCTACCCTCAGACATTTCGGAAAGGCATGTGCTTTTGCTAGACCCAATCCTGGGGACAGGTCTGTGTTCTGTGAACTCTGTACTACTACTGGTGGTGAGCAAAAGACAAGATATAATAGGAAGATAACAAgagcatgtttttttttttttgtttacaggaAACTCGGCAGTTCAAGCGATAAGACTGCTCATAAGCAAAGGCGTGCCTGAGTCCAACATCATATTTCTCAATCTCATATCTGTAAGTTTGAAAAGCAAAAAAGTTGTGGCTTCCTTCTCTCTCTACATAGCTTAAACTGttgaaaaaactaaataaaacgGTATGGGGGTTGTTGAGTGTGGGTTCAGGCACCTCAAGGAGTAAATGTGGTGTGCAAAAAGTTCCCAAGGATAAAGATTGTGACTTCTGAGATAGACAACGGTTTGAATGATGAATTCCGAGTTGTTCCCGGTATGGGGGAGTTTGGAGACCGCTACTTTGGGACGGATGATGAGTGAGACTGTGAGAGAGCTTTTTTGCCTACCTctgaaaattttgataaattatttttggttttcaaatatGTTATACGGACGGATTTCATaagatcacatatatatatacgtataccGACAAACAAATTTTCCAAGTCAGTTGAAATTTCCAAGTAATGCATACACAGTTTTTGGGTCCATCATCATCCAAGTGTGcgtctctcactctctctacTCCAGTTGACCATTGAAGTCAACCCCAGTGAATATGATTAAACCAAGTGTAAATCGAACTCTATTAACATTAAAAGGAAGatcgaaccaaaccaaaccgaaacctgATTGAATAACCGTGTGAGTAGTAAAAAGGTAGAGAAAGAGAGTTGTGTTGTTGAGTTGTGCAATGAAGAGAGTGACGTGAGCGTATAAAAAGGTTACGGACAGTGTGGGTAGGGACTTGAAGAGGTACAAacagtaaataataataataaggaaATACAATAGGACGGGAGAAACTAAGGAGGAGGACTCTCTCCTCccgcttctctctttctctacttACATTACTACAATACAAACCATGAGCTCCTCCGATGGCGGCTCCTCTAGGGTTTCGATTCCTCGCCATCTTCGCAAAACCCTCGAGAGTATCAAGGAGATTACGGGCAAACAACACTCCGACGAGGATATCTTCGCTGTCTATAAGGATTCCTTCAATGATCCTCATGAGACCGCTCAGAAACTCCTCTTTTTAGGTACTCCCTTgttacttacttacttactaatcatctctctgtctctcctcCACTTAGGGTTTTGATGGTTTAGTATTTCTTAATTTGCCTTATTCGATTTGCTCTGTACCGTACGATAGGTTTTGTTGATGTTTTGCAAGATTAGATCATGTGGATTCTCCTTTTTTGGTTcgcttgtgttttttttgcctTTGAACTATATTACAATGATCGAATTCTCTGTTTCCTCGGGTTTGGAATTATTGACAGAGAGAGATCTttgtcatttatttatttttgggttaCCCTTCAAAGATTCTAGTTGGTGTAGGTTGGACTATTTGTTCTTTTCTATCTAGATGTCAAAACATTCAGATTTTGGGTTGTATAGATTAACAATGCAGCTTCTTTCCAAATCGTATTCTCGTGTGAATATAATGGATGTATTTTACTTTGTTCTTTATGAGCCATGTCCTTATATACAGTGTTGAAATATTGCAGATACGTTTCATGAGGTGAGaagtaaaaaggagaaaaggaaGGAGGCaagtcttctttctttctttctttctttctttctttcttttgttttgtaatttatgAGAATCCCTTTGGTCGTTTCTATTCAGTTATGCTTTTGTCTTTAGATTCAACAGATTGCATGATTTTGTGGATTCACATACCAATCCTTATACTACTGTGTGTGCATCACTTGCTCTTATGATAGCTTTCCTTTTTCTCATATGATCACTCTCTTTCTGCCTGCAGAATATAGTGCCAATCATTCAAACAAGTGGCAGAGGTGGTCGGAGGAACTTTGCTTCAAGTAAAACTTATCAaggttgtttgttttcttctattgAAATCTTAGAAAAATGACAATTTTCATGCTCTTCCCTTTTTTAAGCTCTTTGTTGACATTTCTATACAGGTAATGGAAGAAGTGCATCTTTTAAAAGGGAAAATGGAGCTAATCATGCAACAGGAGGTTCTAGAACTGCGCTTCCTGCCACTAACAAAGCTACAAACATCACAGTACATAGTGAAATGAAGTATGTTTAGTTTACATATCATCCTTCTTTGTCGTCTCTACCATTATGGGTGCTTTTCGTTTTGTTCTCCTATTAAGTTGCTAAGTATCATAGTATACCTTCTGCAGGGTTTCTGGTCCTCCTAGTCTTCCGAGTGAGTTCAATCATGAAGTTCAAGATGATCCTTCTTTGATTTCCGCTTCCCATTGCAGTAGCCAGTCAGATCAAGGTGTATTGACTTATCAATCTTGAGTTTGCATCAAATTCTTCATCGAAGTAGTTTTCAGTTTATTATGTTGTCTAGTTAAGTCAGTAATGGTGCAGCAACTATGGCCTGGTATTTGATTCAGCTTCTGGTTTCTTTGTGTTACAGTCGCAGAAATTGAGACTGCATCCAATAAAGTCAAAACTCAAACGCTTCTCAAGTCAGATCTTAGCGAACGATCACACGTAACATTTCCTTTCCACCTTCAGGATGCCAAACTACTGCAANACTCCCTTgttacttacttacttactaatcatctctctgtctctcctcCACTTAGGGTTTTGATGGTTTAGTATTTCTTAATTTGCCTTATTCGATTTGCTCTGTACCGTACGATAGGTTTTGTTGATGTTTTGCAAGATTAGATCATGTGGATTCTCCTTTTTTGGTTcgcttgtgttttttttgcctTTGAACTATATTACAATGATCGAATTCTCTGTTTCCTCGGGTTTGGAATTATTGACAGAGAGAGATCTttgtcatttatttatttttgggttaCCCTTCAAAGATTCTAGTTGGTGTAGGTTGGACTATTTGTTCTTTTCTATCTAGATGTCAAAACATTCAGATTTTGGGTTGTATAGATTAACAATGCAGCTTCTTTCCAAATCGTATTCTCGTGTGAATATAATGGATGTATTTTACTTTGTTCTTTATGAGCCATGTCCTTATATACAGTGTTGAAATATTGCAGATACGTTTCATGAGGTGAGaagtaaaaaggagaaaaggaaGGAGGCaagtcttctttctttctttctttctttctttctttcttttgttttgtaatttatgAGAATCCCTTTGGTCGTTTCTATTCAGTTATGCTTTTGTCTTTAGATTCAACAGATTGCATGATTTTGTGGATTCACATACCAATCCTTATACTACTGTGTGTGCATCACTTGCTCTTATGATAGCTTTCCTTTTTCTCATATGATCACTCTCTTTCTGCCTGCAGAATATAGTGCCAATCATTCAAACAAGTGGCAGAGGTGGTCGGAGGAACTTTGCTTCAAGTAAAACTTATCAaggttgtttgttttcttctattgAAATCTTAGAAAAATGACAATTTTCATGCTCTTCCCTTTTTTAAGCTCTTTGTTGACATTTCTATACAGGTAATGGAAGAAGTGCATCTTTTAAAAGGGAAAATGGAGCTAATCATGCAACAGGAGGTTCTAGAACTGCGCTTCCTGCCACTAACAAAGCTACAAACATCACAGTACATAGTGAAATGAAGTATGTTTAGTTTACATATCATCCTTCTTTGTCGTCTCTACCATTATGGGTGCTTTTCGTTTTGTTCTCCTATTAAGTTGCTAAGTATCATANNNNNNNNNNNNNNNNNNNNNNNNNNNNNNNNNNNNNNNNNNNNNNNNNNNNNNNNNNNNNNNNNNNNNNNNNNNNNNNNNNNNNNNNNNNNNNNNNNNNNNNNNNNNNNNNNNNNNNNNNNNNNNNNNNNNNNNNNNNNNNNNNNNNNNNNNNNNNNNNNNNNNNNNNNNNNNNNNNNNNNNNNNNNNNNNNNNNNNNNNNNNNNNNNNNNNNNNNNNNNNNNNNNNNNNNNNNNNNNNNNNNNNNNNNNNNNNNNNNNNNNNNNNNNNNNNNNNNNNNNNNNNNNNNNNNNNNNNNNNNNNNNNNNNNNNNNNNNNNNNNNNNNNNNNNNNNNNNNNNNNNNNNNNNNNNNNNNNNNNNNNNNNNNNNNNNNNNNNNNNNNNNNNNNNNNNNNNNNNNNNNNNNNNNNNNNNNNNNNNNNNNNNNNNNNNNNNNNNNNNNNNNNNNNNNNNNNNNNNNNNNNNNNNNNNNNNNNNNNNNNNNNNNNNNNNNNNNNNNNNNNNNNNNNNNNNNNNNNNNNNNNNNNNNNNNNNNNNNNNNNNNNNNNNNNNNNNNNNNNNNNNNNNNNNNNNNNNNNNNNNNNNNNNNNNNNNNNNNNNNNNNNNNNNNNNNNNNNNNNNNNNNNNNNNNNNNNNNNNNNNNNNNNNNNNNNNNNNNNNNNNNNNNNNNNNNNNNNNNNNNNNNNNNNNNNNNNNNNNNNNNNNNNNNNNNNNNNNNNNNNNNNNNNNNNNNNNNNNNNNNNNNNNNNNNNNNNNNNNNNNNNNNNNNNNNNNNNNNNNNNNNNNNNNNNNNNNNNNNNNNNNNNNNNNNNNNNNNNNNNNNNNNNNNNNNNNNNNNNNNNNNNNNNNNNNNNNNNNNNNNNNNNNNNNNNNNNNNNNNNNNNNNNNNNNNNNNNNNNNNNNNNNNNNNNNNNNNNNNNNNNNNNNNNNNNNNNNNNNNNNNNNNNNNNNNNNNNNNNNNNNNNNNNNNNNNNNNNNNNNNNNNNNNNNNNNNNNNNNNNNNNNNNNNNNNNNNNNNNNNNNNNNNNNNNNNNNNNNNNNNNNNNNNNNNNNNNNNNNNNNNNNNNNNNNNNNNNNNNNNNNNNNNNNNNNNNNNNNNNNNNNNNNNNNNNNNNNNNNNNNNNNNNNNNNNNNNNNNNNNNNNNNNNNNNNNNNNNNNNNNNNNNNNNNNNNNNNNNNNNNNNNNNNNNNNNNNNNNNNNNNNNNNNNNNNNNNNNNNNNNNNNNNNNNNNNNNNNNNNNNNNNNNNNNNNNNNNNNNNNNNNNNNNNNNNNNNNNNNNNNNNNNNNNNNNNNNNNNNNNNNNNNNNNNNNNNNNNNNNNNNNNNNNNNNNNNNNNNNNNNNNNNNNNNNNNNNNNNNNNNNNNNNNNNNNNNNNNNN from Camelina sativa cultivar DH55 chromosome 3, Cs, whole genome shotgun sequence includes:
- the LOC104778447 gene encoding protein BOLA1, chloroplastic-like, encoding MLFSTMFSSSIRLIVSGFHRTETLKSPLNPTSVFVSAPKFFNSESNSMGPGSRSVAMSSAEKTGSGSGAIESRASRMREKLQKELEPVELVIEDVSYQHAGHAGMKGRTDGETHFNVKIVSKGFQGMNLVKRHRLVYDLLREELDTGLHALSIVSKTPSESPPP
- the LOC104778451 gene encoding uridine kinase-like protein 3 isoform X1 — encoded protein: MASNSAVDIIETSSKVHFSGFHRMDGLVSIISDQLAEEEEHGQPFVIGVAGGAASGKTTVCDMIMQQLHDQRAVVVNQDSFYHNVNEEELARVHDYNFDHPDAFDTEQLLSSMEKLRKGQAVDIPNYDFKSYKNNVFPPRRVNPSDVIILEGILIFHDPRVRDLMNMKIFVDADADVRLARRIKRDTVEKGRDIATVLDQYSKFVKPAFEDFILPTKKYADIIIPRGGDNHVAIDLIVQHIHTKLGQHDLCKIYPNLYVIQSTFQIRGMHTLIRDSKTTKHDFIFYSDRLIRLVVEHGLGHLPFTEKQVVTPTGSVYSGVDFCKRLCGVSVIRSGESMENALRACCKGIKIGKILIHREGDNGQQLIYEKLPSDISERHVLLLDPILGTGNSAVQAIRLLISKGVPESNIIFLNLISAPQGVNVVCKKFPRIKIVTSEIDNGLNDEFRVVPGMGEFGDRYFGTDDE
- the LOC104778451 gene encoding uridine kinase-like protein 3 isoform X2, producing the protein MKRSLQEFMITILTILVNAFDTEQLLSSMEKLRKGQAVDIPNYDFKSYKNNVFPPRRVNPSDVIILEGILIFHDPRVRDLMNMKIFVDADADVRLARRIKRDTVEKGRDIATVLDQYSKFVKPAFEDFILPTKKYADIIIPRGGDNHVAIDLIVQHIHTKLGQHDLCKIYPNLYVIQSTFQIRGMHTLIRDSKTTKHDFIFYSDRLIRLVVEHGLGHLPFTEKQVVTPTGSVYSGVDFCKRLCGVSVIRSGESMENALRACCKGIKIGKILIHREGDNGQQLIYEKLPSDISERHVLLLDPILGTGNSAVQAIRLLISKGVPESNIIFLNLISAPQGVNVVCKKFPRIKIVTSEIDNGLNDEFRVVPGMGEFGDRYFGTDDE